A DNA window from Hydrogenophaga taeniospiralis contains the following coding sequences:
- a CDS encoding efflux RND transporter periplasmic adaptor subunit, with amino-acid sequence MNEKKSWKPVRRWVVGGLLVAGAAALVYAAYRPRPLTVEVATVATGTFEQAIEEDGVLRLKNRYLITAPTPATLLRPTLKVGDAVKAGDVVATLEPVAPQMIDARTRTVLQQRVGSAEAARRAAAAQAQRLQTALAQATLEAERADKLARDNFIAPSARDQAVLARQAAQQALNAARAEQSAADFAAAEARAALSRSEPAAGAKSTGLWSLKSPVDGQVLKLHQDSAVAVTAGQSLLEIGDTAAMEAVIDVLSGEVQQIQPGAPVQLSTGSGAPALAGRVTRVEPVAFTKVSALGIEEQRVNVVVGLASAPTEAQRLGDGFRVDARITVSSQAGVLLVPTAALVRDGDQWRVFVVEAGKARARAVAFHDRNTEVAWVKDGLREGETVLLYPGTIITDGQPVKH; translated from the coding sequence ATGAACGAGAAGAAATCCTGGAAACCGGTTCGCCGCTGGGTGGTGGGCGGGCTGCTCGTGGCGGGCGCCGCCGCACTGGTCTACGCCGCCTACCGGCCGCGCCCGCTCACGGTGGAAGTGGCCACCGTGGCCACCGGCACCTTCGAGCAGGCCATCGAGGAAGACGGCGTGCTGCGCCTGAAAAACCGCTACCTGATCACCGCGCCCACGCCGGCCACCCTGCTGCGGCCCACGCTGAAGGTGGGCGACGCGGTGAAGGCCGGCGACGTGGTGGCCACGCTGGAGCCGGTGGCGCCGCAGATGATCGACGCGCGCACGCGCACCGTCCTGCAGCAGCGCGTGGGCAGCGCCGAAGCCGCGCGCCGCGCCGCCGCCGCGCAGGCCCAGCGCCTGCAGACCGCGCTGGCCCAGGCCACGCTGGAGGCCGAGCGGGCCGACAAGCTGGCGCGCGACAACTTCATCGCCCCCTCGGCGCGCGACCAGGCCGTGCTGGCGCGCCAGGCCGCGCAACAGGCGCTCAACGCCGCGCGCGCCGAGCAGAGCGCCGCCGATTTCGCCGCGGCCGAGGCCCGCGCGGCCCTGAGCCGCTCGGAGCCCGCGGCCGGCGCGAAATCGACGGGCCTGTGGTCGCTCAAGAGCCCGGTCGACGGGCAGGTGCTCAAGCTGCACCAGGACAGCGCGGTCGCGGTCACCGCGGGCCAGTCGCTGCTGGAGATCGGCGACACCGCGGCCATGGAGGCGGTGATCGACGTGCTCTCGGGCGAAGTGCAACAGATCCAGCCCGGCGCGCCGGTGCAGCTGTCCACCGGCAGCGGTGCGCCGGCCCTGGCCGGGCGGGTCACCCGCGTCGAGCCGGTGGCCTTCACCAAGGTGTCGGCCCTGGGCATCGAGGAACAGCGGGTGAACGTGGTCGTGGGCCTGGCCTCTGCGCCCACCGAGGCGCAGCGCCTGGGCGATGGTTTTCGCGTCGATGCGCGCATCACCGTGTCGTCTCAGGCGGGCGTGCTGCTGGTGCCCACCGCGGCGCTGGTGCGCGACGGTGATCAGTGGCGCGTGTTCGTGGTCGAAGCCGGCAAGGCGCGCGCGCGGGCGGTGGCCTTCCACGACCGCAACACCGAGGTGGCCTGGGTCAAGGACGGCCTGCGCGAGGGCGAGACCGTGCTGTTGTACCCGGGGACGATCATCACGGATGGCCAACCGGTGAAGCATTGA